From a region of the Corallococcus coralloides DSM 2259 genome:
- a CDS encoding tetratricopeptide repeat protein, protein MAREKDNIALSDEHNTRGIELADRGWLDEAIKEFKKAIDLDPTSAHAHDNLATVYAEKKQFREALGEYLTALKLEPESATAHYNLACFLSTHASEMAVEEYKEAIELDPEYPDAHLNLGLTYADQGRVEEAMRELQSAIELDPQDAFPRHELAALMMDEGDYRSSITQLKEVVRLEPDNFEAQLDLGICYAQKGFYAEAERAYERARALNAEDLLLNYNLAALYALWGRPKDAVQYLQKALAADRQKVLGWLSADPMFDVLKGDPDFEALF, encoded by the coding sequence ATGGCCCGGGAAAAGGACAACATCGCTCTGTCCGACGAGCACAACACCCGCGGCATCGAGCTGGCGGACCGGGGCTGGCTGGACGAGGCCATCAAGGAGTTCAAGAAGGCCATCGACCTGGACCCCACGTCGGCGCACGCGCACGACAACCTGGCCACGGTCTACGCGGAGAAGAAGCAGTTCCGCGAGGCGCTGGGCGAGTACCTCACCGCGCTCAAGCTGGAGCCGGAGAGCGCCACCGCGCACTACAACCTGGCCTGCTTCCTCTCCACCCACGCCAGCGAGATGGCCGTGGAGGAGTACAAGGAAGCCATCGAGCTGGATCCGGAGTACCCGGACGCCCACCTCAACCTGGGGCTCACCTACGCGGACCAGGGGCGGGTGGAGGAGGCGATGCGGGAGCTGCAGTCCGCCATCGAGCTGGACCCGCAGGACGCCTTCCCCCGGCACGAACTGGCGGCGCTGATGATGGATGAGGGGGACTACCGCTCCTCCATCACCCAGCTGAAGGAAGTGGTGCGGCTGGAGCCGGACAACTTCGAGGCGCAGCTGGACCTGGGCATCTGCTACGCCCAGAAGGGCTTCTACGCGGAAGCGGAGCGCGCCTACGAGCGCGCCCGGGCGCTCAACGCGGAAGACCTCCTGCTCAACTACAACCTGGCGGCGCTGTACGCGCTGTGGGGCCGTCCGAAGGACGCCGTCCAGTACCTGCAGAAGGCGCTGGCGGCGGACCGGCAGAAGGTCCTGGGGTGGCTGTCCGCGGACCCCATGTTCGACGTGCTCAAGGGCGATCCGGACTTCGAAGCCCTCTTCTGA